One window of the Ananas comosus cultivar F153 linkage group 21, ASM154086v1, whole genome shotgun sequence genome contains the following:
- the LOC109726771 gene encoding uncharacterized protein LOC109726771: MRAACAALRQNFSDCDXSSSSPGEACTGGNETGGQCRSSRLPTPPLGQPVVGGYASGSGHSSAGKRPRAPPPSAQTRKQSTSSAGRKKKSDIGAEALVEMVEIGKQRLEIAREMINIAKASQMTIPPIDVCMSRVYNLVGTTTIRAIAAGMSLRAESDRHLLQISKKVINLRERLRTSEELEEAVPSVAMVTEDERVTGFGV, from the exons ATGCGCGCCGCTTGCGCCGCGCTGCGTCAGAACTTTTCGGACTG TGATAANTCGTCGTCTTCACCTG GTGAGGCATGCACCGGTGGTAATGAAACCGGCGGACAGTGCAGATCTTCGCGTTTGCCTACCCCACCTCTCGGCCAACCGGTTGTCGGAGGTTATGCTAGTGGATCAGGACATAGCTCGGCAGGTAAACGACCTAGGGCCCCACCACCCTCTGCACAGACACGCAAACAATCTACTTCCTCTGCcgggagaaagaagaagagtgaCATTGGAGCAGAGGCATTGGTTGAAATGGTAGAGATCGGGAAGCAAAGGCTCGAGATTGCACGAGAAATGATAAATATAGCGAAGGCTAGTCAAATGACAATCCCACCAATTGACGTTTGTATGAGCAGAGTTTATAATCTAGTGGGCACAACGACTATACGTGCCATTGCGGCTGGGATGTCATTGCGGGCTGAGTCGGATAGAcatct GCTGCAGATATCAaagaaagtaattaatttaCGTGAAAGATTGAGGACGAGCGAAGAACTGGAAGAGGCGGTGCCGTCAGTTGCGATGGTGACCGAGGATGAGCGGGTGACGGGGTTTGGGGTTTAG